TTTATGTGAAGAATTACCTGACTTTAATAAAATAGGTCGGGAAACATTTGAAATTTTAGAAAAAACAGGCTTAAGTATTTTAAGAGCACTTGCGATCCACCTAAAACTTCCTGAAACATATTTTGATCAAAAAGTAAAAGGCGGCAATAGTATTTTAAGAGCAATTCATTATCCACCAATTAAAACAGCTCCTAAGGGAGCAGTAAGAGCAGCTGCACATGGAGATATTAACCTAATAACAATATTAATGGGTGCTAGTGCCAAGGGACTTGAAATACAAACCAGAAATGGTGATTGGATAGCTGTTACTGCGCTACCCAAACAAGTTATTGTTAATATAGGAGATATGATGTCAAGATTAACAAATAACAAATTACATTCCTCAATACATCAAGTCACAAATCCTCCAAAAAAAGAATGGGGAACATCACGTTTTTCAATTCCTTTTTTTATGCATCCTAGATCAGAAATGTCATTAAATTGCTTAGAATCATGTATTACCGAATTAAACCCCAAACAATATAATGATATTAGTGCTGGTCAATTTTTAAATGAAAGAATTAAAGAATTAGGACTAAAAAAATGAAAGAAGGAGGCATTGTTTATTCTACAAATAAAGATTTTGTAAACCAATCTGAAGAAATTACTAATAACTCAAATAAAGATTTTATTCTATCTATTTGCTTTGAGAAGAAAGGACGAGGCGGTAAAGGGGTAACAATCATAAAAGGGTTTGAAGGAAATCCAATAGAACTAGTTTCTTTGGCCAAAGAAATAAAAACAAAACTTGGAATTGGAGGTAGCAATAAAAATGGGGAGGTGATTTTACAGGGAAGGATTCAAGAAAAAATAATTGATTTTTTAAAAAAAAAAGGATACAAAACTAAAAGAGTAGGTGGATAAATATTATTTAATTAAATCTAAATAACACGACTCATATAAAGTAATAATAGTTTTAGTATCATACTGCTTTGCGGTATTAAATGCAGCAATACTAAAATTATCATATAACTGATTATTTAATAGCAAATTATTTGCCCTCAAAGTCATATTTTCAATATCACCAACATGACAAGTAAAGCCATTATGATTATCTAAAACAAGCTCTACTATGCCACCTGAGTTAGTTGTTATTACTGGGACACCAAAAGACATAGCTTCAAGAGCCACCAAGCCAAAACTCTCTGATTCTGATGGCAATAAAAATAAATCTGTTTTCTTTAAGAAACTCTGAATATTATTACTTTTACCAACAAAATGTACAGAACTATCTAGACCATATGCATTTACTAAATCCTTAGTTTTCTCTAAATCGGGACCATCACCAATCATTATTAATTCTGATTTAATATTTTTTTGAATATTATTAAAAACTTTAACAACATCTAATGTTCTTTTAACAGGTCTGAAATTAGAAATATGAGTAAGAATCTTTGTACTATTAGTTTTTTTATTAACATTTAAATTCGAAGGATCAATATTGATGAAATTAGGTATTACTTTAATATCATGTTGAATATTAAAATACTGTAAAGTTTTTTCTTTTAAATCTTTTGAAACACATGTGACTAAAGTAGATTTATTAATTGCATAATTAACCGAAGAAAGTACATAAGGACTTTTACCTACTAATGTGATATCTGTACCATGTAATGTCGTAACAATAGGAATTGTATTATTATTAATAGATAAAATTTGTTGAGCATTTACAGCAGCATAAGCATGTGGAATTGCATAATGAACATGTAACAAATCTAAACTAAAATCCTTAACAACTTCAACTATTCTAGCAGTTAAGGCCAATTCATAAGGGGGATATTCAAAGAGAGGGTAAATTGGCACAGTAACCTTGTGAAAAAATATGTTTGGCTCATTTAAATTAATCCTGACAGGTTTTTCATAAGATATAAAATGAACTTCATATTTAGATGCAAGACCCATTCCTAATTCTGATGCAACAATACCGCTTCCACCAAATGTAGGATAACAAATAATACCAATTTTAATCATTTCTTAAACCANGTTTATATCTTACACACTCTATTCTAACTCCTAAAGAATCATAAACACACCAATCGCCATTTTTCTTGCCATTCATAAATGAACCATTCTCCCGAACTCCTCCATTAGGAAAATAAATAATTTTATCTCCATTAAGCTCATTATCCTTATAAAAGGATTGGGATTTTA
Above is a genomic segment from Flavobacteriales bacterium TMED191 containing:
- a CDS encoding isopenicillin N synthase family oxygenase → MSIKNNIPSLDLNDFNSKDPNKKNDFVKNLGKAYEKIGFVAIENHGLSDELTKNLYKEVYNFFNLPLEDKLKYEKAELNGQRGYISFGRETAQGSTKSDLKEFWHFGQELSNSDPLINEYKPNILCEELPDFNKIGRETFEILEKTGLSILRALAIHLKLPETYFDQKVKGGNSILRAIHYPPIKTAPKGAVRAAAHGDINLITILMGASAKGLEIQTRNGDWIAVTALPKQVIVNIGDMMSRLTNNKLHSSIHQVTNPPKKEWGTSRFSIPFFMHPRSEMSLNCLESCITELNPKQYNDISAGQFLNERIKELGLKK
- a CDS encoding translation initiation factor gives rise to the protein MKEGGIVYSTNKDFVNQSEEITNNSNKDFILSICFEKKGRGGKGVTIIKGFEGNPIELVSLAKEIKTKLGIGGSNKNGEVILQGRIQEKIIDFLKKKGYKTKRVGG
- the bshA gene encoding N-acetyl-alpha-D-glucosaminyl L-malate synthase BshA; this translates as MKIGIICYPTFGGSGIVASELGMGLASKYEVHFISYEKPVRINLNEPNIFFHKVTVPIYPLFEYPPYELALTARIVEVVKDFSLDLLHVHYAIPHAYAAVNAQQILSINNNTIPIVTTLHGTDITLVGKSPYVLSSVNYAINKSTLVTCVSKDLKEKTLQYFNIQHDIKVIPNFINIDPSNLNVNKKTNSTKILTHISNFRPVKRTLDVVKVFNNIQKNIKSELIMIGDGPDLEKTKDLVNAYGLDSSVHFVGKSNNIQSFLKKTDLFLLPSESESFGLVALEAMSFGVPVITTNSGGIVELVLDNHNGFTCHVGDIENMTLRANNLLLNNQLYDNFSIAAFNTAKQYDTKTIITLYESCYLDLIK